Proteins encoded together in one Salarchaeum sp. JOR-1 window:
- a CDS encoding site-specific integrase, whose amino-acid sequence MDDLEPLTPAEGKALFQENRRGEVSDATLRSHGYRVERFVEWCDANDIENLNELSGRDLQRYKMSRKSEVKKTTLKSQLDTLRVFLRFCESIDAVRDGLAESVIIPRLEPDERSSDAILHPDRAQHILEFLDKYEYATPQHTILRLLWESGARTGSIRALDLDDVHTQAGYASIRHRPETDTPLKNGEGGERDIALSAAACATIDDYVETYRHDVTDDHGREPLLTTKFGRMTVNTFRYHVYQLSRPCMAGRECPHGRDPDECEATEIRHAASKCPDSVSPHAVRSGAITHFLSEDTPDGVVSDRMDVSQAVLDRSYDKRSLQQKMQQRREHLPDFD is encoded by the coding sequence ATGGACGACCTCGAACCACTGACTCCGGCGGAAGGCAAAGCGCTGTTCCAAGAGAATCGACGGGGCGAAGTCTCCGATGCAACCTTGCGGTCGCACGGCTATCGCGTCGAACGATTCGTCGAATGGTGCGACGCGAACGACATCGAGAATCTGAACGAGCTGAGCGGACGGGATCTCCAGCGGTACAAGATGAGTCGCAAGTCGGAGGTGAAGAAGACGACGCTGAAGAGCCAGCTGGATACGCTCCGCGTATTCCTGCGGTTCTGCGAATCCATCGACGCGGTTCGGGATGGACTCGCTGAGAGTGTCATCATACCCCGCCTGGAACCCGACGAGCGGTCCAGTGACGCGATCCTGCATCCGGACCGCGCGCAGCACATCCTCGAATTCCTAGATAAGTACGAGTACGCGACCCCGCAGCATACGATCCTCAGACTACTCTGGGAGAGCGGGGCGCGCACCGGCTCAATCCGCGCGCTCGATCTGGATGACGTCCACACCCAGGCCGGGTACGCGAGCATCCGCCACCGCCCAGAGACCGACACGCCGTTGAAGAACGGCGAGGGCGGGGAGCGTGACATAGCGCTGTCCGCCGCGGCGTGCGCAACGATCGACGACTACGTGGAGACGTACCGGCACGACGTCACCGATGACCACGGCCGTGAACCACTCCTAACCACGAAATTCGGCAGAATGACCGTCAACACGTTCCGGTACCACGTGTACCAACTGTCGCGTCCCTGCATGGCGGGCCGGGAGTGCCCGCACGGCCGCGACCCCGACGAATGTGAGGCGACAGAAATCCGGCATGCGGCCAGCAAGTGTCCGGACTCAGTGAGTCCGCACGCTGTGCGAAGTGGCGCGATTACCCACTTCCTGAGTGAGGATACGCCAGACGGCGTAGTGTCGGATAGGATGGACGTGTCGCAGGCGGTGCTCGACCGCAGCTACGACAAAAGGTCACTCCAACAGAAGATGCAGCAGCGCCGCGAGCACTTACCGGATTTCGACTAG